Proteins encoded together in one Oscillatoria salina IIICB1 window:
- a CDS encoding glycosyltransferase family 2 protein, whose product MKLVSVIIPVYNVEQYIADTVKSVLAQTYPNFELLIIDDGSPDRSIEICQQFCDSRIKIIRQANQGLPSALNTGIRNSRGTYIAFLDGDDIWLPEKLTKQVDHLESCPEVGVSFSRSALIDEAGNELGTYLMPQLRGINIFSLLRSNPVGNGSAATFRREVFEEIGYYHDKNGRSEVFYFDEELTRSHDTEFLLRIAIKTNWLIEGIPEPLTLYRINSEGLSANYLKKLESWEKVLSKVRSYAPEQIACWESLSKAYHLRYLARKAIRLHDGDAALRLVWKAIATHPRICFEEPLRTILTFSAAAALYFFPLSFYQQIEAVATQLTASSQKRRILRERL is encoded by the coding sequence ATGAAACTTGTCTCCGTCATTATTCCTGTTTACAATGTTGAGCAATATATTGCTGATACAGTTAAATCTGTTTTAGCACAAACTTATCCTAACTTTGAATTGCTGATTATTGACGATGGTTCTCCTGACCGTAGCATAGAAATTTGTCAGCAATTTTGTGACTCTCGGATCAAAATTATTCGTCAAGCAAATCAAGGTTTACCTAGTGCTTTGAATACGGGAATTCGTAATTCTAGAGGCACTTATATCGCTTTTCTCGATGGGGACGATATTTGGCTACCTGAGAAATTAACTAAACAAGTTGACCATTTGGAGAGTTGTCCGGAAGTAGGAGTTAGTTTCAGTCGTTCGGCGTTAATTGATGAGGCGGGAAACGAATTAGGAACCTATTTGATGCCCCAATTACGAGGGATAAATATTTTTTCTTTGTTACGCAGTAATCCAGTTGGTAATGGTTCGGCGGCGACATTTCGGCGAGAAGTTTTTGAGGAAATTGGTTATTATCATGATAAAAATGGTAGAAGCGAAGTTTTCTATTTTGATGAAGAGTTAACTCGTTCTCACGATACAGAATTTTTACTCAGGATTGCGATTAAAACTAATTGGTTAATTGAAGGTATTCCTGAACCTTTGACTCTCTATCGCATTAATTCGGAAGGGTTGAGTGCTAATTATCTCAAAAAACTGGAAAGTTGGGAGAAAGTTTTGTCAAAAGTTCGTAGTTATGCACCCGAACAAATTGCTTGTTGGGAAAGTCTTTCTAAGGCTTATCATTTACGTTATTTAGCCCGGAAAGCAATTAGATTGCATGATGGAGATGCGGCTTTACGTTTGGTGTGGAAGGCGATCGCTACTCATCCTCGGATTTGCTTTGAGGAACCTTTGCGTACGATCCTCACTTTCTCGGCTGCGGCTGCGCTTTATTTCTTTCCTTTATCTTTTTATCAGCAAATTGAAGCTGTGGCAACTCAGTTAACCGCTAGTAGTCAAAAACGTCGTATTCTCCGGGAAAGGCTGTGA
- a CDS encoding DUF2301 domain-containing membrane protein: MLTSQVEQVYQGQFGEFQITDRDRLGVIIYRTGLAIAAISFALGSCLLFWQPTSTIVLTTLTWLFGLFSLGLGVSLLTIHIYLIPLHRLLQLFWAIGTISAFIIELQYSQPLALFVYNHPVTLFGVGFIFASLTGIYFKEAFCFNRLETKFLTPLVPLLLLGHIVGILPVQVEQLLLANWSILFLIFALRKVIQPIPPDIGDKSVFDYLKQQRQN, from the coding sequence ATGCTTACTTCACAAGTAGAACAAGTATATCAAGGTCAATTTGGAGAATTTCAGATTACCGATCGCGATCGCCTCGGTGTTATTATCTATCGTACCGGATTGGCGATCGCAGCAATTAGCTTTGCTCTTGGTAGTTGTTTACTTTTTTGGCAACCTACCTCTACGATTGTCTTAACTACGCTAACTTGGCTATTTGGGCTTTTTTCTCTCGGATTAGGTGTGAGTCTGTTGACCATTCATATCTATTTAATCCCACTACACCGTCTCCTGCAACTTTTTTGGGCGATCGGTACGATTAGTGCCTTTATCATAGAATTGCAATATAGTCAACCATTAGCCTTATTTGTTTACAATCATCCGGTAACTTTATTCGGGGTAGGCTTTATTTTCGCTAGCTTAACAGGTATTTATTTTAAGGAAGCTTTCTGTTTCAATCGTCTAGAAACTAAATTTCTCACACCGCTAGTACCTTTACTATTGCTCGGACATATAGTAGGAATTTTACCAGTCCAGGTAGAACAACTTTTACTCGCTAACTGGAGTATTTTGTTTCTCATTTTCGCATTGCGTAAAGTTATCCAACCTATTCCCCCAGATATCGGTGACAAATCAGTCTTTGACTATCTCAAGCAACAGCGTCAAAATTAG
- a CDS encoding nucleoside phosphorylase, which produces MKYHHIGFSRTDLGREPVKIALLSGEPERSHYIAQNYLQDVKLLSEYRGLHSYLGYLANGIPILAATSGIGAPSLSIVVNELISVGIEKIIRVGTCGSIQPHVLVGNIVISQAALCRQGAANEIAPLEYPASADPFITVALVEAARDLTINYHLGVTASVDTFYEGQERIASSANPHLLRKLKGITEEYRNLGVLNYEMEAGTLFKMGGVYNFAAGCVCGVVAQRTVGEDIILENKHLAVETAIKVALRAAVTIFTD; this is translated from the coding sequence ATGAAATACCACCATATCGGCTTTAGTCGAACAGACTTGGGCAGAGAACCAGTTAAAATAGCATTATTATCAGGAGAGCCAGAGCGATCGCACTACATTGCTCAAAATTATCTCCAAGATGTTAAACTGCTCTCGGAATATCGCGGACTACACAGCTATCTCGGATATTTAGCCAATGGTATACCTATTCTCGCTGCTACCAGTGGCATTGGCGCACCCTCTCTTAGCATAGTCGTCAATGAGTTAATTTCCGTGGGAATCGAGAAAATTATTCGCGTCGGAACTTGTGGCTCGATTCAACCTCACGTCTTAGTTGGTAATATTGTTATTAGTCAAGCCGCATTGTGTAGACAAGGTGCAGCAAATGAGATCGCACCTCTAGAATATCCCGCTAGTGCCGATCCTTTTATTACAGTAGCTTTAGTAGAAGCTGCGCGAGATTTAACGATTAACTATCATTTAGGTGTAACTGCTTCCGTAGATACATTTTACGAGGGACAGGAGCGAATTGCCTCTTCTGCTAACCCTCATCTTTTGCGTAAACTAAAAGGTATTACTGAAGAATACCGCAACTTAGGTGTTTTAAATTACGAGATGGAAGCCGGAACTCTGTTTAAAATGGGGGGAGTGTATAATTTTGCTGCGGGTTGTGTCTGTGGGGTTGTCGCTCAACGTACTGTGGGAGAAGATATTATTTTGGAAAATAAACACCTAGCAGTGGAGACAGCAATTAAAGTAGCATTAAGAGCAGCAGTAACTATTTTCACTGACTGA
- the asnB gene encoding asparagine synthase (glutamine-hydrolyzing): MCGISGFWDREGKLANSCNREDFGAIALRMADCLRLRGPDDRGVWVDDSAGLALSHRRLAIVDLSPLGHQPMVSPGDRYAIVFNGEIYNFLPLRAELTQLGHNFCGHSDTEVMLAAFAEWGVTKAVSKFKGMFAFALWDRQEQVLHLGRDRTGIKPLYYGWINSTFVFASELKPFQTFPGFEAKINRDALALYLRYNYVPTPYSIYENVYKLPPASLLTIDQKCAANSPICYWDLKRVAETGVSQGFAGSDTEAIAELDNLLRDAVKLRMVADVPLGAFLSGGVDSSTVVALMQQMSSQSVKTFSIGFAENSYNEAEYAQAVAKHLGTDHTELYVNAKDAIGILPQLPSLYDEPFADDSQISTFLISQLARKQVTVSLSGDGGDELFYGYDRYFKAQNRWQAIRWLPYPLRKSISQFLTATIPKKSLGYKLHTLADLIATTNRETLYKYRLSYWKNPTNIVINSSEPTTIFDNSQLWLNQLTFPQQMMYFDQKTYLPDDILTKVDRASMGVSLEARVPLLDRRIVEFAWQLPQNLKFREGKSKWLLRQVLYQYVPPDLIERPKKGFGIPIHNWLRGLFRDWAESLLDEKLLMEQGFFHPQPIRQKWQEHLAHEKNWGYELWSILIFQSWLSEQ, translated from the coding sequence ATGTGTGGAATTAGTGGCTTTTGGGATCGAGAAGGAAAATTAGCGAACAGTTGTAATCGCGAGGATTTCGGGGCGATCGCGTTACGGATGGCGGATTGTCTGCGACTTCGCGGTCCGGACGATCGCGGGGTTTGGGTGGATGACTCCGCAGGTTTGGCTTTGAGTCATCGACGTTTGGCGATCGTGGATCTTTCTCCTTTGGGACATCAGCCGATGGTGTCTCCAGGCGATCGCTATGCGATCGTTTTTAATGGGGAAATTTACAATTTTCTACCTCTACGCGCTGAATTAACCCAACTAGGACACAATTTTTGCGGTCATTCGGATACGGAAGTGATGCTGGCTGCTTTTGCTGAGTGGGGTGTTACTAAGGCTGTCTCTAAGTTTAAGGGAATGTTTGCTTTTGCATTGTGGGATCGTCAAGAACAAGTTTTGCATTTGGGACGCGATCGCACCGGGATCAAGCCTCTCTACTACGGTTGGATTAATTCTACTTTTGTTTTTGCTTCGGAACTTAAACCTTTCCAAACTTTTCCCGGTTTTGAAGCAAAAATTAATCGGGATGCTCTGGCTCTTTATCTGCGTTACAATTATGTGCCTACGCCTTACTCGATTTATGAAAATGTTTACAAATTACCTCCCGCCTCCCTCTTGACAATTGACCAAAAATGTGCAGCGAACTCGCCAATTTGTTATTGGGATCTGAAGAGGGTAGCTGAAACTGGTGTGAGTCAAGGTTTTGCGGGTTCGGATACCGAAGCGATCGCCGAATTAGATAATTTGTTGCGGGATGCCGTGAAGCTGCGGATGGTTGCTGATGTGCCTTTGGGGGCGTTTCTCTCTGGCGGTGTGGACTCTTCGACCGTAGTTGCTTTAATGCAGCAGATGAGTAGCCAATCTGTCAAGACCTTTTCGATAGGTTTTGCGGAAAATAGTTACAACGAAGCCGAATATGCCCAAGCCGTCGCCAAACATCTCGGTACAGATCATACCGAATTATATGTGAATGCGAAAGACGCGATCGGCATTCTCCCCCAACTACCCTCACTCTACGACGAACCCTTCGCCGACGACTCACAAATCTCAACTTTTTTAATCTCCCAACTAGCCCGCAAACAAGTCACAGTCAGCCTTTCCGGTGACGGCGGCGACGAATTATTTTACGGCTACGATCGCTATTTTAAAGCCCAAAATCGCTGGCAGGCGATCCGATGGCTACCCTACCCCCTCCGAAAATCAATCAGTCAATTCTTAACAGCCACAATCCCGAAAAAATCCCTCGGTTACAAACTCCATACCCTCGCCGATCTGATCGCGACAACCAATCGAGAAACCCTCTACAAATATCGCCTTTCTTATTGGAAAAACCCCACCAACATAGTTATCAATAGTAGCGAACCAACCACAATTTTCGACAACTCTCAACTCTGGCTAAATCAGCTTACTTTTCCCCAACAAATGATGTATTTCGACCAAAAAACTTATCTCCCTGACGACATTCTTACCAAAGTAGATCGCGCTAGCATGGGCGTAAGTTTAGAAGCCCGCGTTCCCTTATTAGATCGTCGCATTGTCGAGTTTGCTTGGCAACTACCTCAAAACCTGAAATTCCGCGAAGGAAAAAGTAAATGGTTACTTCGACAAGTTTTATATCAATATGTCCCACCAGACTTAATTGAAAGACCAAAAAAAGGCTTTGGTATCCCAATTCATAATTGGTTGCGAGGCTTATTTCGCGACTGGGCGGAATCTTTACTCGACGAAAAATTATTAATGGAACAAGGATTTTTTCACCCTCAACCTATTCGTCAAAAATGGCAAGAACACCTCGCTCATGAAAAAAATTGGGGTTACGAACTATGGAGTATTTTAATCTTTCAATCGTGGTTATCTGAACAATAA
- a CDS encoding WecB/TagA/CpsF family glycosyltransferase translates to MSQATLLEKLKFGGVVYLPNVDHVINLQKDREFYQSYQAANYIICDSQILMYAAKILGTPLVEKISGADLFPEYYQDHKDDPEVTIFLLGANDEICITAQNKINQKVGREMVVGYYCPDFGFEKSETESQKIIDLINQSGATVLAVGVSAPKREKWIFKYKNRFKNIKTFFAIGATINFESGHSKRAPKWMCNVGLEWLHRLLSEPKRLWRRYLVEDLPFFWLLLLQKLKLYKDPFVGDKTIQIVPSPSELYLVPGEKSKAKPVTLGGGK, encoded by the coding sequence ATGTCCCAAGCTACCCTCTTGGAAAAACTAAAGTTTGGGGGAGTAGTTTATTTACCTAATGTAGATCATGTAATTAATTTACAAAAAGATCGGGAATTTTATCAATCCTATCAAGCAGCTAATTACATAATTTGCGACAGTCAAATTTTAATGTATGCTGCGAAAATTTTAGGTACGCCGCTAGTAGAAAAAATTTCGGGGGCAGATTTATTTCCCGAATATTATCAGGATCATAAAGATGACCCAGAAGTAACTATTTTTTTGCTGGGTGCTAATGATGAAATCTGCATTACTGCCCAAAATAAAATCAATCAAAAAGTAGGCAGAGAGATGGTTGTAGGCTATTATTGTCCTGATTTTGGCTTTGAGAAAAGCGAAACAGAAAGTCAAAAAATTATCGATTTAATTAATCAATCAGGGGCAACAGTTTTAGCCGTAGGAGTAAGCGCCCCGAAGCGAGAAAAATGGATTTTCAAATATAAAAATCGTTTCAAAAATATCAAAACTTTCTTCGCAATTGGGGCAACAATTAACTTTGAATCAGGACATAGCAAACGAGCGCCAAAATGGATGTGTAATGTAGGCTTAGAATGGTTGCATCGTTTGTTATCTGAACCCAAGCGTTTATGGCGACGCTATTTAGTTGAGGATTTGCCTTTTTTCTGGTTACTGTTGTTGCAAAAACTCAAGCTTTATAAAGATCCTTTTGTGGGAGATAAAACTATTCAAATTGTCCCATCTCCGTCTGAATTGTATTTGGTTCCTGGAGAAAAATCAAAAGCTAAACCGGTTACTTTAGGTGGGGGAAAATAA